A genomic segment from Mus musculus strain C57BL/6J chromosome 13, GRCm38.p6 C57BL/6J encodes:
- the Prl2a1 gene encoding prolactin-2A1 precursor, translating into MQLSVTHPCCRTLILLLVSNLLLWESEAVLPICSVRNGRCFGSFEELLERAVSLSEEISKKAFELFTAFDSQYAQSHQLIVKSLKKCHTSSLDLPKPGSQAMQTHPVTLLKLASKLLRAWQVPLNHLVNNLPSLKNVSPSILSKAKEIEEKSNGLLEGVKSILIQMQNGDTEDENYPGWSGLASLKSETEDIRLFAYYNMIRCEGRDTQKVETALKMVKCKISNENNC; encoded by the exons ATGCAGCTATCTGTAACTCATCCTTGCTGCA GGACCCTGATTCTGCTCCTGGTGTCTAACCTGCTTCTGTGGGAAAGTGAGGCCGTGCTGCCCATATGCTCAGTAAGGAATGGACGCTGCTTTGGTTCCTTTGAAGAACTGCTTGAAAGAGCTGTCAGTTTGTCTGAAGAGATAAGTAAAAAAGCCTTTGAACtcttcactgcattt GATAGTCAGTATGCCCAGAGCCACCAGCTCATTGTCAAGAGCCTCAAAAAATGTCACACATCTTCTCTCGACCTTCCAAAACCAGGGAGTCAAGCCATGCAGACACAT CCTGTAACCCTACTGAAATTAGCAAGCAAATTATTGAGAGCCTGGCAAGTCCCTCTGAACCATCTAGTGAACAACCTGCCATCCTTGAAAAACGTCTCTCCTTCTATCCTCTCTAAAGCCAAAGAGATTGAGGAAAAGAGCAATGGACTCCTGGAGGGAGTTAAGAGCATTCTCATCCAA ATGCAAAATGGAGATACAGAAGATGAGAActaccctggctggtctggactGGCATCCTTGAAGTCAGAGACTGAAGATATTCGCCTCTTTGCATATTATAACATGATCCGCTGTGAGGGCAGAGACACTCAGAAGGTTGAAACTGCTCTCAAGATGGTGAAATGcaaaatttcaaatgaaaacaactgCTAA